The following proteins are encoded in a genomic region of Gimesia algae:
- a CDS encoding serine/threonine protein kinase codes for MIEKKIGAGGMGSVYLATNIHNDQHVAIKILPSALAREPGFVERFHREIEALKKMHNPYVIEFYDSGVENDIYYYVMEYVDGETLTKRLRREKRIDWKTVVNISIQICSALKASHDAGIIHRDLKPSNLILKDDNTVKLADFGVAQLFATEKLTVTGGIIGTAEYMSPEQAEGKRVTRQSDLYSLGAVMYVMLTGRPPFSGKTMLAIIQKQKYGQFDRPGRYVDDLPIWLEEIVCQLLEKEPQKRFPDAYVLSRRLQEVINKYEMSTSDNTYALSGSDDPSVTPTLVQSASEPEAGAGTLMQGLMRAQLESESTGSKLSQIFDNTYFLLGMLAVLIAGGYFWFQERELTPQEMFSQGKQILQQPENPEWYTARDKFLLPLLESDPEQWEEVVQPLMERIKVYEIRSRAGMTAKRRSRTGPLNETQRFMLLAQHYLETGNLTQAEIILSALVDILKENSENADNTKQNEMQDLAQQMLNELQNDSSRTAERFIMLTQSMANADALVNENKFDEAARVWKALIILYEQDQAQVAKDMVQKARQKLETLPALKQAAQTKSDSQKENTNND; via the coding sequence TTGATCGAAAAAAAAATTGGCGCTGGTGGAATGGGTTCGGTATATCTGGCCACGAACATTCACAACGATCAACACGTCGCCATTAAAATTCTCCCCAGCGCACTGGCACGGGAGCCGGGATTTGTTGAACGATTTCATCGTGAAATTGAAGCACTGAAGAAGATGCATAATCCGTATGTCATTGAGTTCTATGACAGCGGAGTGGAAAACGACATTTACTATTATGTCATGGAATATGTCGATGGCGAAACATTAACCAAACGACTCCGACGTGAAAAACGCATCGACTGGAAAACAGTCGTCAACATCTCTATCCAGATCTGTTCCGCACTCAAAGCTTCACATGACGCCGGCATCATTCATCGGGACCTGAAGCCTTCCAACCTGATTCTGAAAGACGATAACACTGTCAAACTGGCTGACTTTGGTGTCGCTCAATTATTCGCCACGGAAAAGCTGACCGTAACCGGGGGAATTATCGGCACGGCAGAGTATATGTCACCAGAACAGGCAGAAGGCAAACGTGTTACCCGGCAAAGTGATTTGTATTCCCTGGGCGCGGTGATGTATGTCATGCTCACCGGCAGACCTCCCTTCAGTGGTAAAACGATGCTGGCCATTATTCAAAAACAGAAGTACGGCCAGTTTGATCGGCCCGGCAGATACGTTGATGATCTCCCCATCTGGCTTGAAGAGATTGTCTGCCAGCTACTTGAAAAGGAGCCCCAGAAACGATTTCCGGATGCCTATGTTCTTTCCCGCCGCCTGCAGGAAGTGATCAATAAATATGAGATGTCGACTTCGGATAATACTTATGCACTTTCAGGAAGCGATGATCCTTCTGTGACTCCGACCCTCGTACAATCTGCTTCAGAACCAGAAGCGGGAGCAGGTACGTTGATGCAGGGGCTGATGCGGGCGCAGTTAGAATCAGAGAGTACCGGCTCAAAACTGAGCCAGATCTTCGACAATACTTATTTCCTGCTGGGTATGCTGGCTGTCCTGATCGCCGGGGGCTACTTCTGGTTTCAGGAACGAGAGCTTACTCCTCAGGAAATGTTTTCACAGGGTAAGCAAATTTTGCAGCAGCCCGAAAACCCGGAATGGTATACGGCACGTGACAAATTTCTGTTACCTTTACTGGAATCAGATCCAGAGCAATGGGAAGAAGTTGTCCAACCACTTATGGAACGAATTAAAGTATATGAAATCCGCTCCAGGGCAGGCATGACAGCGAAACGCAGATCACGTACCGGCCCACTAAATGAAACCCAAAGGTTTATGCTGCTGGCACAACACTACCTGGAAACAGGCAATCTGACACAGGCAGAAATCATACTCTCTGCTCTGGTTGATATACTCAAAGAGAATTCAGAGAACGCCGATAATACCAAACAGAACGAAATGCAGGATCTTGCCCAGCAGATGTTGAATGAACTGCAAAATGACTCTTCGCGCACCGCGGAACGATTCATTATGCTCACACAATCCATGGCAAATGCAGATGCACTCGTCAACGAAAATAAATTCGATGAAGCTGCTCGAGTCTGGAAAGCACTGATCATACTCTACGAACAGGACCAGGCACAGGTAGCTAAAGATATGGTCCAGAAAGCCAGACAAAAACTTGAGACTCTGCCCGCACTGAAACAGGCAGCACAAACGAAATCAGACTCTCAGAAAGAGAACACTAATAATGACTGA
- a CDS encoding sirohydrochlorin chelatase — protein sequence MVESMSDARTKAVLLIAHGSRRDEANQDLVKLAAMLRERCEFMVVEYAYLELAEPAIPEGAARCVQAGAAEVLMLPYFLSAGVHVQNDLEEFRNEFRQLYPQTRFRLCAHLGLHPLMLEIVLDRLNEPVDESSQ from the coding sequence ATGGTTGAATCCATGTCTGATGCAAGAACGAAGGCGGTACTATTGATTGCCCATGGCAGTCGACGTGACGAGGCAAATCAGGATCTTGTGAAACTGGCGGCAATGTTACGCGAACGCTGTGAGTTTATGGTGGTTGAATATGCTTACCTTGAACTGGCTGAGCCTGCAATTCCTGAAGGTGCAGCCAGGTGCGTGCAAGCAGGCGCGGCTGAAGTGTTAATGTTACCTTATTTTCTTTCAGCCGGAGTACATGTTCAGAACGACCTGGAAGAATTTCGGAATGAATTCCGCCAGTTATATCCCCAAACCCGGTTTCGGCTCTGTGCGCATCTGGGTTTGCATCCCTTGATGCTGGAGATTGTTCTGGATCGATTGAATGAACCCGTTGATGAGAGTAGCCAATAA
- a CDS encoding class I SAM-dependent methyltransferase → MSHLSHNRAAWNRLAEVRSQFTKVATDEECRSPLQTLDSRGWLPESVTGKHVLCLASGGGWQSILYASAGAQVTVVDLSNKMLQLDEQEARRRGLQVKIVETSMDDLSELRDAQFDIVHQPVSSCYVPEVEAVYREVARVLRPGGLYISQHKTPTSLQITSRDQQNEYVVGLEYYQQGALPKTDDRSYREDGATEYLHRWDQLVGGLCRQGFVIEDLREPVRADPSAPVGHFRHRGRFVAPYVRIKARRIAQQVSVESPAAIWVP, encoded by the coding sequence ATGTCCCACCTGTCCCATAACCGTGCCGCCTGGAATCGACTCGCGGAGGTTCGCAGCCAGTTTACCAAGGTCGCGACCGATGAAGAATGTCGCTCTCCTTTACAGACGTTAGATTCACGTGGCTGGCTGCCTGAATCGGTCACTGGCAAGCATGTGCTCTGTCTGGCTTCCGGAGGAGGCTGGCAGTCCATACTCTATGCATCAGCGGGTGCGCAGGTAACGGTCGTCGATCTCAGTAACAAAATGTTGCAGTTGGATGAACAGGAAGCCCGCAGACGAGGTTTGCAGGTAAAAATCGTTGAAACCTCGATGGATGATCTGTCTGAGTTGCGGGATGCGCAATTTGATATTGTACATCAGCCTGTGAGCAGTTGTTATGTTCCTGAAGTTGAAGCCGTTTACCGGGAAGTGGCACGCGTGCTTCGTCCGGGGGGACTCTATATCAGCCAGCATAAAACCCCGACGAGTCTACAGATCACCAGCCGAGATCAACAGAATGAATATGTGGTCGGTCTGGAGTATTATCAGCAGGGCGCGCTGCCTAAAACAGATGACCGGTCCTATCGGGAGGACGGCGCAACCGAATACCTGCACCGCTGGGATCAACTGGTAGGTGGGCTGTGCCGTCAGGGTTTCGTGATCGAAGACCTGCGCGAGCCGGTACGTGCAGATCCCAGCGCACCAGTGGGGCATTTTCGTCATCGAGGTCGGTTTGTCGCGCCTTATGTTCGCATCAAAGCACGGCGTATCGCACAGCAGGTATCGGTTGAATCGCCGGCTGCGATCTGGGTTCCCTGA
- a CDS encoding Ig-like domain-containing protein, with product MLSKSSFRFGFLSACLFMLSTSSSFGQEWAQKMFDKDKIDFGVIARGSDAQYRLKIKNIYPNQVHISNVRTTCGCSAAEPSKNILESGEEGYIQVKMDTARFQRRKDSNVIITIDAPQYAEIKIPITAYIRTDVVFTPGAANFGSVEVGKGAETTVALAYAGRDDWAITGIQSKDPSLTVKAVETARGGGRVNYNLILTLAPNTPLGPIREQIMLKTNDVNFTTVPLLVEAKVESDITITPEIVSLGMMVPGQEKTVNVVLRGKKPFEINKIECESNDEAFKIRMPKTTQPIHVLPLTIVPPNKPGDYSEEFTVTIAGRGEPITFKAFGKISETKTN from the coding sequence ATGTTAAGTAAGAGCAGTTTCCGATTTGGTTTTTTGAGTGCCTGTCTGTTTATGTTAAGTACCTCGAGTTCATTCGGTCAGGAATGGGCTCAGAAGATGTTCGACAAAGACAAGATTGACTTCGGGGTGATTGCCCGGGGGTCAGATGCTCAATACCGTCTGAAAATTAAAAATATTTACCCCAATCAAGTGCACATTTCCAATGTCCGCACCACTTGTGGCTGTTCAGCCGCCGAACCTTCCAAGAACATTTTGGAAAGCGGTGAAGAAGGCTATATCCAGGTCAAAATGGATACCGCACGTTTTCAACGACGTAAAGACTCCAATGTGATCATCACCATCGACGCCCCACAGTATGCAGAAATCAAGATTCCGATCACGGCATACATCAGAACAGACGTTGTCTTCACACCAGGTGCCGCCAACTTTGGTTCCGTCGAAGTTGGTAAAGGTGCAGAAACCACAGTCGCACTCGCTTATGCCGGTCGCGATGACTGGGCAATTACCGGGATTCAATCCAAAGACCCCTCCCTGACTGTCAAAGCAGTCGAAACGGCCCGCGGCGGTGGACGGGTTAACTATAATCTGATTCTCACCCTGGCTCCCAATACACCCTTGGGACCAATTCGCGAACAGATCATGCTGAAAACCAACGATGTCAATTTCACCACAGTGCCTCTGCTGGTAGAAGCAAAAGTGGAATCAGATATCACGATCACACCCGAAATAGTTTCGCTGGGAATGATGGTTCCTGGTCAGGAAAAAACCGTAAACGTGGTACTGCGTGGTAAAAAACCATTCGAGATCAATAAAATTGAATGCGAGTCAAACGACGAAGCATTCAAAATCCGGATGCCTAAAACAACCCAGCCGATTCATGTTTTACCACTGACAATTGTTCCACCAAACAAACCCGGTGACTACTCAGAAGAATTCACCGTTACCATCGCTGGCCGGGGTGAACCGATCACCTTCAAAGCCTTCGGTAAGATTTCTGAAACGAAAACGAACTAG
- the lpxK gene encoding tetraacyldisaccharide 4'-kinase, producing MDEVEYLRIISGQRQDWRARLLYKPCFRFLSLLYRVGVSVRNRMFDWRLRSVRTVEVPVISLGNLTTGGTGKTPFVAYLTQWFQNHQKQVALLSRGYRALPGEVNDEKLLLDRLCPGVPHFQNPDRGDSAVKAIQEGAQILILDDGFQHRKLERTVDLVLIDAVCPWGYGSLLPRGLMREPKSSLRRADFVILTRVDQCSAPELEQLSQELTRLVPADRIATATFQPRVLINVKNEALSLKSVNGKRVWAFCAIGNPAGFRLTLEQAGFDVAGLQVFADHHHYSSDDVQEIGAQAREAEVDLILTTGKDLVKMSEPMFCGVPVWGVEIGVEIREGSEFLEQVLQGLIK from the coding sequence GTGGACGAAGTGGAATATCTGAGAATCATCTCGGGCCAGAGACAGGACTGGCGCGCCCGTCTGCTTTATAAACCCTGCTTCCGATTTCTGAGCCTGCTGTATCGAGTCGGTGTCAGTGTTCGTAATCGGATGTTTGACTGGCGACTTCGAAGTGTCAGAACTGTTGAAGTACCTGTGATCAGTCTGGGGAATCTGACTACGGGAGGGACTGGTAAGACTCCTTTCGTCGCTTATCTCACACAATGGTTTCAGAACCATCAAAAGCAGGTTGCGCTGCTGAGCCGTGGATATCGAGCGCTACCGGGTGAAGTGAATGATGAAAAACTGTTGCTGGATCGACTGTGTCCCGGCGTTCCCCATTTTCAGAATCCGGACCGTGGTGATTCCGCAGTAAAGGCCATTCAAGAGGGGGCTCAGATACTGATCCTGGATGACGGGTTTCAGCATCGAAAGCTGGAGCGAACTGTTGATCTGGTTTTGATCGACGCTGTTTGTCCGTGGGGCTACGGTTCTCTGCTGCCCCGGGGATTAATGCGCGAGCCAAAATCGTCACTCAGGCGCGCTGACTTTGTGATTCTGACACGCGTCGATCAATGTTCCGCTCCCGAACTGGAGCAATTGAGCCAGGAATTAACCAGGCTGGTTCCCGCTGATCGAATCGCGACAGCCACGTTTCAGCCCCGCGTTTTGATCAATGTGAAGAATGAAGCACTGTCCCTGAAGTCCGTCAATGGTAAACGGGTCTGGGCATTTTGCGCGATTGGAAATCCAGCAGGCTTTCGACTCACGCTGGAGCAGGCTGGATTTGATGTCGCCGGGCTTCAGGTATTCGCAGATCATCATCATTACTCCAGCGATGATGTGCAGGAGATCGGGGCCCAGGCCAGGGAGGCCGAAGTCGACCTGATTCTGACAACAGGTAAGGATTTAGTAAAAATGAGTGAACCTATGTTTTGTGGCGTTCCGGTCTGGGGGGTCGAAATCGGTGTTGAGATCCGGGAGGGGAGCGAGTTTCTGGAGCAGGTATTGCAGGGTCTTATAAAATAA
- a CDS encoding adenine phosphoribosyltransferase, translated as MTEELDLKKYIREIPDFPKPGILFRDITPLLAEPKAFQEVTDRLTAYYREKQITAVLAAEARGFIFAAPLALALGARFIPIRKPGKLPFETKAFHYELEYGSDSLEMHTDSIHSDDRVLIVDDLLATGGTIAACIELAKHSQAEVVSCAFLIELAFLNGREKMNGCDVYSLIHYDAE; from the coding sequence ATGACTGAAGAACTCGACTTGAAGAAATATATTCGTGAAATTCCGGACTTTCCCAAACCGGGAATTTTGTTTCGAGATATCACACCTCTGCTCGCTGAACCCAAAGCATTTCAGGAAGTCACTGATCGCCTGACTGCATACTATCGTGAGAAACAGATCACGGCGGTCCTCGCCGCCGAAGCACGGGGTTTTATTTTCGCAGCGCCCCTGGCACTTGCGTTAGGCGCCCGCTTCATCCCCATTCGGAAGCCGGGAAAACTCCCCTTTGAAACAAAGGCCTTTCATTACGAACTGGAATATGGTTCCGACTCTCTCGAGATGCATACCGATTCCATTCACTCTGATGACCGTGTGTTAATTGTGGATGACCTGCTGGCAACCGGGGGAACCATCGCCGCTTGTATTGAGCTGGCAAAACACTCACAGGCAGAAGTCGTCAGTTGTGCCTTTCTGATCGAACTCGCATTCCTCAACGGACGGGAAAAAATGAATGGCTGTGATGTCTACTCACTCATTCATTATGACGCAGAATAG